The genome window CGACCGCCACCACCATCGGATCCTCGTAGACGACCTTGCCGGGCAGTTCGCCGGCGATGATTTTACAGAAGATGCAGTTGTCCAACGTCCTCACTCCTTTCCTGAACCGGAATGCGCGGTGCCGTCGATGGTTCCAAGGATATCACGTTCCAGCGCCTTTGAGCTGCGTACTTGAGGAGCCTCTCCTCGTGGGAGAAGAAAAGGATCTGGTGTTCGCGGCCGAGTCTCTCCAGGACCTTGAAAGTCTCGCCGAGCCTGGAGCTGTCCATGTTCACCAGGGTATCGTCAAGGAATAGAGGCAGGGCACGGTCGCGGGAAAGGTGCCGGGTCAGGGCAATGCGCACCGCGAAGTACACGGCGTCGACCGTGCCGCAACTGAAGCGATCGACCGGCTGCCAGTCGCCGCTCTTGGTTTTGAGCGCCAGAGAGAAGTCATCGCCGACCTTGATCTTGTCGTAGCGGCCGAGGGTCGCTCCCTTGAGTTGCCGCCCCACATCTTGAGCGAATTTGTCCAGGTAATTTTTTCGAAAATCCTCCACCGCCTCGGACAGCAGATCGTACCCAAGGGCGAGAGCCCTTTGCCGCTTGGCCAGAAGAGCCTCCCTTTCCCGGAGCCTGCCTCCCTCTTCCTCGATCCTCTTGCGATCCGTCACCCGCCCCTGAAGACGGCCTTCCTGCTGAGAAATTTCGACCAACCGCTCTTCGCGCTCCCTGATGCTATCGCCCAGGGCCCGAAGTTTCTCTTCGGCCCCGGGCAGATCTTCGAGGGGCATGACCTCTGCGCTGCGCAACGGCTTGTCCTGTTCCAGGCGCTCGTCAAGAACCGCCAACTCCCGAGTAAGGTCCTCCCGATCCCGGCTCAGTTCCTCTCCCTCCTCCAGAACCTTCAGCGCGCTTTCCACCTCGCTGAGCTGCCTGGAGAGGTCGCGGCTGCGATCGAGGTTCTTCTGCATCTTGACGATTTCGACGGCCGATGGGGACATGCCGAGCAGCTCGAAGCGCTCGTCGAGACCGGCCAGCCTGGCCTGGGCCTCCTCGCGTTTGCGCTCGAGGACTAGCACCTGCCCCTGGATGCGGCCCCGCTCAGCCCGCTTGCGTCCCGCCTGCAGCAGATAGGCGACAAGGACCAGGAGAATCGCGATTCCCGCGCAGGCCAGAGCCGAGACCAGCCAACCCGGACGGATCCAGGCCAACCCTCCGCCAATGACGAGGAACAAAAACGAAAGCCCCGTCGGTGGTCCCCACGGCGGGCCCCGATGGGCAAGCAGCTTTTCCCTCAGGGAAGCGGCCTCCCCCTGCAGGCTGATCAGTTCCTTGCGGACCTCCTCCGCCTCCGCGAGCAGGACCGGCAGGTCACCGGGTATCTGCCGGGGCAGCCCGGTCTTACCCAGGGCACCCTCCAGTTCCTGGCGCTGCCGCTTGAGCTCGGAGACCTTTTCAGTCTGCCTGTTGACCCGGTTGAAGTCCCTGCGGAGAATCTCCTCCTTCTCCTCCAGCTGCCACTGCTTGCGCACCCAGGCGAGATACCGCTCGCCCTTGGCGTATTCCTCCCGGTCGGCCTCGATAGACGCGCGCAATTCCTCGATGCTGGCGCGCTGCCCTTCGAGTTCCCGGGCGGTCTCATCCCCTGCGAACCACTCTTTCTCCAGCCCCCCGAGACGCTCTCGAACCTTTTCGATCTCCCGGTCCTTGGTCTTGTCCTTTCCCCAAGGGTTGTGACGAGTGATGGCGAAGTGGTCCTCCTGCAGGGAAGCGAGGACCTTATCGTAATCTACTTCGACAAAACCGGATAAGAGCGATTTGATTTTCCCGGGAATCCCCCCCCGTCTTCCCGGCTCCAGGCTGCCCTGCCCGAAAAAAAGCGACGCCCGGAACACTTCGTCCTCGGCGATGCCAAGCAGGCGACAGAGCTGGGAGAGGTATTCGGCACGCTCGGAGGAACGCCCCCCCGGAGCGACCTTCCCCTCGAAATGATAAAGGGTCTGGTAAAGATCGTCCCGCTCGGTCAACTGAACATGGTCGCTTTGGATGTCCCGTTCGATCCGCACAGTGCGGCCGTTGCCTTCCAGGACCAGGGCGACCCCGGTCCCGCCATGACGCCCCCAGGGAAGGAACCGGCTCTTGTCGCGAACGCCGAACAGGGCCGCGGGAATGGCCTCCATCAAGGTCGATTTTCCGGCCTCGTTGGGTCCGGCGACCAGGTTCATGCCCTTCCGAAATTCGAAGGTGCGCTGTCCGAATTTCCCGAAGTGATTCAGTTCCAGGCTGCGAAGGATCATGCCTGCCTCCCACCAAACGACTGAAAGCGGACCAGAACCTCACGAAAAGCGGCCTCGACCTCTTCCCTCTCGTTGGATGGAATCTGTTCCATAAATTCCCGGACCTTGCGCACGAAGACCCCCCTCACCGTCTCTTCTTCCTCGATCTGCTGGACAAACCGGCTGTCGAACATCCGGGTCCGGTCGCGGATCTCAAGATGAAAAAAGCCGTCGCGGCACCGTTCGAGCAGACGTTCGGTCTCGATGGGGGTTTCGACGATCCCGGTCAGACTGAGGCGCAGCAAGAGGTCGGGGGAGGCCAGGTCGTCGATCGCACCGACGACCCCCTCCTGGCCGCCGCATGCACCCAGGTCAATGGTGCCCTTCTCCAGGCGGCGCCGGCCGACCTCCACCCTCTCGACCGAGGCCCCTGTCCCATCGAGGGAGACAATGGCGCACCAGCGCTGTCCTTCCTCACCGAACCGTTTTGCTTCCGGGGAACCGGGGTAGCAGCCGAGAACCCGGCCATCCTCTTCGAGAATTTCGAAGTTGTGATAGTGCCCCAGCGCCAGGTAGTCCAGCTCCCACCCCCGGAGTTCCTCCATGGTGAAGGGAAGGTCCTTTTGCCGGTAGTCCCATTCCGGACTACCCTGCCGAGAGCCGTGCAACAGGCCGATGTGAAGGGCTTCCCGGTCGCGCCGGACCATGGTGCCCAGGGCTCCCTCGGAGGCATGGGCCCGAAAAGCGAAGCCGTAAAGGAGCACGTCCTGTCCCCGGACCGAAAGGACGGCTGGTTCATCCACCCGGGGCCCGTCGAGAAGAACCGCGCCGGGAAAAGCGGTCTTCCGGTAGACGGACTCCTCGGTGGTGACGCAGTCGTGGGTGCCGGGAAGCAGGACCGGGACGACCCCCTCTTCGACGAGACTCTGGAGCCCGGCCTGAACCCTTTCAACGGCAGGGAGCGAAGGTTGCCACGAGTCGAACAGGTCACCGGCCACAAGGAACAGATCGACCTCCCTCTCCAGGGCCAGGTCGACGAGTCGGTCAAAGGTGACGAGAAAATCGTCCCGACGGGCCTCTTCCCGATCCCCAAGGGAAGGAAAAGCCGCGTCAAGATGCAGATCGGCGGTATGCAAAAGGCGAATCACGGAAATCCCCCAAAACGTGTTTTCATGAACGGGACCCGGAGGCGGGTTCCCCGGCGGGCAATTCTCCCCCTTCCCCGGCGGTCCCCTTGCGCAGGTGGACCAGGAACTCGCGGTTCCCCTTGGGCCCGAGGATCGGACTGTCGGTCGTCCCCAGCACCTCGCAGCCGAGGGCGCAAGCGGCCTCCCGAACCTTCTCCAACACCTCCCGGTGCTGCTCCTCGTCCCGCACCACACCCCCCTTGCCGACCTTTCCCTTGCCGACCTCAAACTGGGGCTTGACCAGGGCGACGACCTCTGCGCCATCGGCGAGCAGGGAGAGGGTGTTGGGGAGAACCTTTTCGAGGGAGATGAAGGAGGCGTCGATCACCGCCAGGTCTGGACTTTGATCGAGTCGACCTGCGTCCAGGTCGCGGATGTTGGTCCGCTCCAGGTTGACCACCCGCGGGTCGTTGCGCAGCTTCCAGGCCAATTGTCCGTAGCCGACGTCGACCGCGTAGACCCGGGCCGCGCCGCGCTGAAGCAGGCAGTCGGTAAAACCGCCCGTGGAGGCTCCGACATCGAGGGCCGCCCTCCCCGAAACCTTCACCCCGAAGGCCTCCAGGCCCTTCTCGAGCTTCAGGCCTCCCCGGGAAACGTAGGGGAGGTCTTCCCCCTTCAGGCGCAGGCGGGCATCGACTGGAAACCTGGTGCCGGCCTTGTCGACGGCATGGTCTTCAACGACGACCTTGCCCGCAAGGATGATGGCGCGGGCCCGCTCCCGGGATTGGACAAGACCCCGTTCCACCAACAGTTTGTCGAGCCGTTCTCTTCTCAATCTCCGGGTCCACAGGGAGGATGCGGCCGGCGTGCCGGCCCTTGGCCAAAATGGACTTCAAGGTAGCACAGGGGGGGGGCAGGAGCAACCGTTTTGCCCCTATCGAAGGGGCCTGAATTGTCTCTCATGGCGTGTATACTGAAAAGTGCCGGCGGACCGACGTCCCCTCTCGAAATGCCGGCTCCCGAATCGGGTTTTCTCCGTCTCGAAAGGAAGGGTCCCATGGCAAGGCCCCCCGCGACAGGACGGCCGGAGGCGGCCCTGCCGCCAAGGCTTTGGAGTTGCATCGTCCTCGCACTCCTGACCGGGTTGGTGCTCCCTCCGCCCTGCCCCGATGCCGCCGCAACGCCTGGACCGGACAAGTTCCAGCGTTCCCGGGCGCGCATGGCGGAGCGACAGATCCGTGACAGGGGCATCACGGACCCGGCCACCCTGCGGGCCATGGCCGAGGTCCCCCGCCATCTCTTCGTTCCCCCGAAACTTGCGGCCAGGGCCTACGAAGACCTCCCCCTGCCCATCGGCTTCGGCCAGACCATCTCCCAGCCCTTCATCGTCGCATTCATGACCGAGCAGGTCCGCCCCCGTCCCGGAGTGCGCATCCTGGAAATCGGCACCGGTTCGGGGTACCAGGCGGCGGTACTGGCCGCGGCGGGCGCCGAAGTCTTTTCCCTGGAAATCATCCCCGAACTGGCGCAGAGCGCAGCGAGCCGACTGAAAAACCTAGGTTACACAGGGATCCGGCTGCGCGAGGGGGACGGCTACCACGGCTGGGCGCAGGAGGCCCCCTTCGACGCCATCGTGGTCACAGCGGCAGCGGAATTCGTCCCTCCGCCCCTTCTGGAGCAACTCGCCGATGGCGGTCGGATGGTCATCCCCGTCGGCTCCCCATTCTTCGTGCAACGGCTCCTGCTGGTGGAGAAGGAAGGAGGGAAGACGAGCACCCGGGTCCTGCTGCCGGTTCGCTTCGTCCCCCTGCGGAGGCCCCGGTGAGGCTGCCTGCGACGTTCCTCCTGGGAACCGCAGTGGCCCTTCACTCGGTGGCGATCATCTCCTTTCAGCTGGCCCTGATGCAGATCCTTTCCCTAACCCAGTGGCACCATTTCGCCGCCATGGTCATCTCCGTGGCGCTCCTCGGCTTCGGAGCATCGGGAACGCTCCTGGCCCTCGCCAGAAAAGCGCTCCTGAAACGGATCGAATGGCTGCTCCCCCTGTGCCTGTTCGCCAGCGGGGCCGCCCAGCCTCTCGGGGTGAGCCTCTCCCACGGTGCCATGGGGGGATTCGACACCTACCTGCTCTTCGCAGAGCCCGCCCAGGCCGGACGCCTGGCCCTGGTCAACCTCCTTGCGGGGGTCCCCTTCTTCCTCGGGGCGCTGGCCCTCGGCCTCGTCTTCGTGCGCCACGTCGAGAGGATCGGGACCTTGTATTTCGCCAATCTCCTTGGCTCGGGCCTGGGAGGCGCGGTCGCCCTGCTGCTCCTCGGCGCCCTGGAACCCGAGAGGCTGGCCCCGGTCACGGCTCTGTTCAGCATCGCCGCCGGCTGGCTGGTCCTTCCTCGCAAGGGGGCCGTCCCCCTCGCCGCGGCCGGGCTGTCAGCTCTGGCCGCGGCCCTGTTCCTGCTGGCCTGTCCCTCCCCCCTGCCCCTTTCCCCTTACAAGGATCTGAGTCGAGCCATGGACCTGCCCGGGGCGCACGTCGACGCCCAGCGCCCCAGCCCCATGGGACTGGTCCAACTCGTCTCCGCCCCGGCCCTGCGCCATGCGCCCGGCCTGAGCCTCGCCTTCACCGGGGAAATCCCGACCACGGCGGCCCTTTTTGTCAACGGAGACTGGTTCGGGGCGGTGCCCCGGAAGGGCCGGAAAGGCCGCCCCCATCTGCTCGACTTTACCACCTCAGCGCTCCCCTATGCCCTCAACGCCCCGAAAAGGGTCCTCGTCCTCCATGCCGGTACCGGCATGGAGGTAGCTCAAGCCCTTTCCCGGGGAGCGAAACATGTGGTTGCCGTGGAGCCCCATCGTGCGGTCCTTGAAACCTTGGCGGAACTGTCAGCCGAGTCTCCCTACGGCGGCCCTGCGGTGACCGTCGCCGCGGTCGAGCCGCGCAGCTGGCTGGCAACGGACAACCAGCGGTACGACCTCGTCGTTCTGCCTTCGATCGGCAGCTTCGGCGGCGGGGTCGGGATGGCCGCCCTCCGCGAACAGAACATCCTCACCCTGGAGGCGTTCGGACAGATGTGGGACCACCTGACCCCCGAGGGGATCCTCTGCGCCAGCGCCTGGATCGACTACCCTGCCCGCGCCCCGCTTCGCCTGGCTGCAACCCTCGCCGAAGCCCTGGCTCTTCGAGGGACGGAAAGCCCTGCGGACCATCTGGCCGCGATTCGCTCCTGGGGCACAATCACCTTCTGCGCAAGCCGCTCGCCCCTGACCGATGACCAACTGCGGAGAATCCGCATCCTTTGCGACGCCCTCCTCTTCGACCCGGCGCTTCTCCCCGGCCTATCGCCCATCGAAAGAGAACGCCATCACCGCCTGGAGGACCGGCGGTTCTTCTCCCTGCTCGAGTGGCTGATCGATCCTAACAGGGCCGGCCCCGAAACCGGCTCCCCCTTCCGCCTGAGCCCACCCGTGGACGACCGCCCCTTCTTTTCCCAGTTCGTGCGCCTGGCCCGTCTACCCGGCCTGGCCCGTCAGTTCGGCGACCGCTCGATTCCCTTTCTGGAGATGGGCTACTTTCTTGCCGTGGCCACCTTTATCCAGCTGGCACTATCGGCGGGAGCGCTGATTATTCTTCCCCTGGCGCGCATCGGCTGGCGCAGGGGGAAACGGCTGCGGATCTTTTTCT of Desulfuromonas sp. contains these proteins:
- a CDS encoding AAA family ATPase; amino-acid sequence: MILRSLELNHFGKFGQRTFEFRKGMNLVAGPNEAGKSTLMEAIPAALFGVRDKSRFLPWGRHGGTGVALVLEGNGRTVRIERDIQSDHVQLTERDDLYQTLYHFEGKVAPGGRSSERAEYLSQLCRLLGIAEDEVFRASLFFGQGSLEPGRRGGIPGKIKSLLSGFVEVDYDKVLASLQEDHFAITRHNPWGKDKTKDREIEKVRERLGGLEKEWFAGDETARELEGQRASIEELRASIEADREEYAKGERYLAWVRKQWQLEEKEEILRRDFNRVNRQTEKVSELKRQRQELEGALGKTGLPRQIPGDLPVLLAEAEEVRKELISLQGEAASLREKLLAHRGPPWGPPTGLSFLFLVIGGGLAWIRPGWLVSALACAGIAILLVLVAYLLQAGRKRAERGRIQGQVLVLERKREEAQARLAGLDERFELLGMSPSAVEIVKMQKNLDRSRDLSRQLSEVESALKVLEEGEELSRDREDLTRELAVLDERLEQDKPLRSAEVMPLEDLPGAEEKLRALGDSIREREERLVEISQQEGRLQGRVTDRKRIEEEGGRLREREALLAKRQRALALGYDLLSEAVEDFRKNYLDKFAQDVGRQLKGATLGRYDKIKVGDDFSLALKTKSGDWQPVDRFSCGTVDAVYFAVRIALTRHLSRDRALPLFLDDTLVNMDSSRLGETFKVLERLGREHQILFFSHEERLLKYAAQRRWNVISLEPSTAPRIPVQERSEDVGQLHLL
- a CDS encoding TlyA family RNA methyltransferase; protein product: MRRERLDKLLVERGLVQSRERARAIILAGKVVVEDHAVDKAGTRFPVDARLRLKGEDLPYVSRGGLKLEKGLEAFGVKVSGRAALDVGASTGGFTDCLLQRGAARVYAVDVGYGQLAWKLRNDPRVVNLERTNIRDLDAGRLDQSPDLAVIDASFISLEKVLPNTLSLLADGAEVVALVKPQFEVGKGKVGKGGVVRDEEQHREVLEKVREAACALGCEVLGTTDSPILGPKGNREFLVHLRKGTAGEGGELPAGEPASGSRS
- a CDS encoding DNA repair exonuclease, whose translation is MIRLLHTADLHLDAAFPSLGDREEARRDDFLVTFDRLVDLALEREVDLFLVAGDLFDSWQPSLPAVERVQAGLQSLVEEGVVPVLLPGTHDCVTTEESVYRKTAFPGAVLLDGPRVDEPAVLSVRGQDVLLYGFAFRAHASEGALGTMVRRDREALHIGLLHGSRQGSPEWDYRQKDLPFTMEELRGWELDYLALGHYHNFEILEEDGRVLGCYPGSPEAKRFGEEGQRWCAIVSLDGTGASVERVEVGRRRLEKGTIDLGACGGQEGVVGAIDDLASPDLLLRLSLTGIVETPIETERLLERCRDGFFHLEIRDRTRMFDSRFVQQIEEEETVRGVFVRKVREFMEQIPSNEREEVEAAFREVLVRFQSFGGRQA
- a CDS encoding protein-L-isoaspartate(D-aspartate) O-methyltransferase, whose translation is MARPPATGRPEAALPPRLWSCIVLALLTGLVLPPPCPDAAATPGPDKFQRSRARMAERQIRDRGITDPATLRAMAEVPRHLFVPPKLAARAYEDLPLPIGFGQTISQPFIVAFMTEQVRPRPGVRILEIGTGSGYQAAVLAAAGAEVFSLEIIPELAQSAASRLKNLGYTGIRLREGDGYHGWAQEAPFDAIVVTAAAEFVPPPLLEQLADGGRMVIPVGSPFFVQRLLLVEKEGGKTSTRVLLPVRFVPLRRPR